CCGCAGCCGCTCCAGCCGGTAGCGCTCGCGCTCGGCGGCCTCGCCGGGGACCCCGGCCAGGGCCGTGCCCGTCCAGAGCCCGAGCGCCTGCTCCAGCAGCTTCACCGCCCCGGGCAGGTGCCCGCCCTCGCGCTCCTGCCTGGCGGCTTCGAGCAGGTCGGCGAACTCGACGGCGTCCACGGCGAACAACGCGGGATCCAGCATGTAGCCGCCGGACCGGGAGCTGATCGCCGCGTCCAGCCCGTGCGCGGACAGCAGCCGCCTGAGACGCGAGATATACGTCCTGACGACGGCCTCACCGGTGGCCGGCGCGTGCTCGCCCCACAGTCCGTCGATCACCTCGCCGATCCGTACGAAGCTGCCGCTGTTGGACAGCAGCAGCATCAGGACGGCCTGCTGCTGCGGCGTGCCCAGATCCAGCCGGGTGCCGCCGCAGGCGAGGCCGGGCGGGCCGAGGACGGTGAACCTGCACGGGGGCGGAGACATGCGGTAGAAGCTAGATTCGCCCGGCTGCGCGCCGCGACCGTCAGATGACGCCATCTGTGTACGTCATGTGTACGTCCGGTCGGACCCCGAGTTGTGACGAAGAACTTACATACGGCGGACAAGCCTGGCAATACGCCAAAAGCACGACTCGTCATCAGTAGGGTCGATCAGGGATGCCCACGAGGCGTCCCGAGTAACACGCGAACAAGAGGTGGGGGAACCTCATGGGCGGGGTGAGCTTCGGGCTGCTGGGCCCGATCAACGTGTGGAGCGGCGGGGAGGAGCTGGACGCGGGGTCCCCCCAGCAGCGCGGGGTGCTGGCCCTGCTGCTGCTCGGGGAGGGGCGCCAGGTCTCGCTCGACGAGATCGTGAGCGCGTTGTGGGACGGCGAGGCGCCGCGCAGCGCCGTCGTCAGCACCCGTACGTACGTCTCGCGCCTGCGCCGGATGCTGGCCGACGGCGGGGGCGCCGGACTGGGCACCGAGGCCGAGATCAGGTCGGCGGGCGGCGGCTACCAGCTCGTCGTGGACCCGGGCACGGTGGACGTCACGGTGTTCCGCCAGACGGCCGCCGCCGCGCGTGAGGCGCGCGAGCGCGGCAACGCCGCCGAGGCCTCCCGGCTGCTGCGCGGCGCGCTGGCACTGTGGCGGGGGCCCGCCTTCGACGGGCTGGGCGGGGCGTTCTTCGAGGGCCGCCGCACCTGGCTGGAGCAGTTGCGGGCCTCGGCCATGGAGGAGCGCTGGGCGCTGGACATCGAGCGGGGCGACTGCGGCGCGGCGATCGCCGAGCTGACGCTCGCGACGGCGGCCGAGCCCTACCGGGAGCGCTGGTGGGAGCTGCTGATGTGGGCGCTCGACCGCGACGGCCGCCGCACGGAGGCGCTGGCGGCCTACCGGCGCGTCGCCCGGCTGCTGGACGACGACCTCGGCCTGGACCCGGGGCCCGGCCTGCGCCGGATGCACGCCCGGATCGGCACGGCGGCCGGGGCGTCCCTGGTCTGAGGCGCACGCACACCCGTCCAGGGGTGTCGTCAGTCCGGCGGGTAGCTCTTGAGTATGCGGGCGAGGTCGGCGCGCGAGCTGACCCCGAGCTTGGGGTAGATCCGGTGCAGGTGGGTGCCGACGGTGCGGTGCGACAGGTAGAGCCGCTGCCCGATCTCACGGTTCGTCAGCCCCTCGGCGGCGAGCTGCGCGATGCTCAGCTCGTGCGGCGTCAGCCGGTCCCGGGCGTCCGGGTCGCGGACGGGGCTCGACTCGCCCGCGCCGCGCAGCTCCTGCCGCGCCCGCTCGCCCCAGGCGGCCAGGCCGAGCGCGTCGAAGGCCTCCCTGGCCGCACGCAGGTGCACGCGGGACTCCACGGCCCGGCGCCGCCGGCGCAACCACTCGCCGTACGCCAGGTGCAGGCGCGCCCGCTCGGCGGGCCACCCGGTCAGGTCCGCCCGCAACGCCGCCGCGAACAGCTCCTCCGCCTCCGGGCCGGGGGCGAGCACGGCGCGCGCGTACCGCAGCCCGAGGTGCAGTGCGGGCGACGGCGTGGCGGCGGCCAGCGGCTCCAGGCCGCGCAGGACGTCCCGCATGGCCTCGCTCCGCCCGGCGCGCAGCGCGGCCTCGGTCAGCTCGGCGAGGAAGTAGGCGCGCAGGGCGAGCTGGTAGGCGGGGTCGGTGGGGTCGAGGATGCGGCTCAGGTCGGCGAACGCGTCGTCGAAGCGCCCCTCGCTCATGGCCGCGAGACCGCGCGCGAGCTGCACGGTGGCCAGGACGGGCCGGGCGGCGGCGGGCAGCGCGACCCGCTCGGCCTCGTCCGCCAGCACCCTGGCCTGCTCGTGCTCGCCCCGCAGCGCCGCGATCTCGGCCTGGACGGCCGTGGCCAGCCCGTACATGAACGGCTGGCCGGTCTCCGCGGCGAGCCTGGCGGCCTCCTCGGCGGCGGGGACGGCGGTGTCCAGGTCGCCGAGCCTGGTCGTGCTCCACGCCTGGACGGCCAGCGCCCTGGGGAGCAGCCCGAGCCTGCCCTGGGCGCGCAGCCCCGGCGCCGCGACCGCGGAGAGGCGGGCCGCCACGTCGAACGCGCCGACCTGCATGGCGGCGCTGCCCAGGTACCGGTCGGTCTCCGGGTCGGCGCCCGCCGCCCCTGCCAGCTCGCGCAGGCCGCCGAGCACGGTGGCGCCCCGCTCGAACGGCGCCGCGTACGCGTTGATCGCGACCATCCGCGGATCGCCTGCCGGGAGCGGCAGCCCGTCGGCCACCCGCAGCACCAGGCGGCGGGCGTCCTGACCGGGCTCGGACCAGAAGCAGCGCATGGCGGCGCCCCACAGGATCCGGACGGCCGGCTCGACGATGCCTCCGGCGGCGACCGACTCCGCCAGCTCGGCCAGCTCGGCCACCCGGGAGACGTCCTCGCGCACGCCGTCCTCGAAACCGCTGAGCATCCAGGCGGCGGCGGCGCGGCGGCGCGGGGACAGGTCCAGCTCGCGCGCGTCGCGGACCAGGCGCTCGGCCGTGTCGCGGCTGCCGGACTCGAACGCCAGCTCGGCCGCGCGCAGCAGCCTGAGCGCCTTGCCCTCGCGGCCCTCGCTCAGCCTGGCCGCCTGCTCCAGCGCCGCCACCGCGGCGGCCACCGCGCCCCTGCGCCTGGCCTGGGCGGCCGCGCTGTCCAGCTCGGCCGCCACGCCCTCGTCGGCTCCTGTCGTCGCGGCCGCCCGATGCCAGGCCCGCCGGTCGGGGTGCTCGCGCAACGTCTCGGCCAGCGCCAGGTGGGCCCGCCTGCACTCGGCCATCGGGGCGGCGGTGGGGATGGCCGACCGCATCAGCGGATGGCGGAACCGCACCGTGCCGGCCCCCAGCTCGACCAGCCGCGCCTCGACGGCCGGCGCGAGAACCTCCACCTCGGCCCCCGCCCCGACGTCCGGACCGGGCGGTGCCGTGCTCAGGATCAGCCGGGTGGCCGCGAGGGTCTCCGCGAGCGAATCGCTCTCGTTGAGGGCCGCGACCAGCAGGGCGGTGCGGGCAGGCGCGGGCAGGGTGGCCACGCGGGCGGTGAACGCGCGTTCCAGCCGCTCGCTCAGGGGCATCACCGGCCCGATCCCGCCCTGGTCGCCCACGGCAGCGGGCAGCTCGATCAGCGCCAGCGGGTTCCCGTCCGCCTCCAGAAGCACGCGTTCCCGCACGGCAGGGGCGAGGCCCGGAGCGGTGGAGTGGAGCAGCTCGGCGGCGGCCTCGCGGGAGAGCCGGCCCACGGGCAGCTCCGACAGCCCCGCCTCCAGCAGCGGCGACGGCTCGCCGTCCCGCAGGGTCGCGACCACGGCGACGGGCTCGGACTCGATCCGGCGCGCCACGAAGGCGAGCACGTCGGCGCTGGCACGATCGAGCCAGTGCGCGTCCTCCACGACGACCAGCAGCGGCCGGACGGCGGCCACCTCGGCCAGCAGCGTCAGCGCGGCCAGCCCGACGACGTACGCCCCCGGCCCGCCCACCTCACCGGCAGCGGCCTCGGCGGACGAGTCCCCGAGACCCAGGGCGTCGCGCAGGGCGTCGCGCTGACGGCCGGGCAGCGCGTCCAGCTCCGCCCGCACCGGGTACAGGAGCTGGTGCAGCCCCGCGTAGGCGAGGTTCCGCTCGGCCTGCGCCCCGGTCGTCGTGAGCACGCGCACCCCGGCCCCCGACGCCACGGAGACCACCGCCGCGACCAGCGCGGACTTGCCGATGCCCGCCTCACCCCTGATGAGGACGCCACCGCGCTCCCGGAGCCCCTCGACCAGCCCGGTCAGAGCCTCCAGCTCGGCCTCCCGCCCGAAAAGCGGCATGGTGGTGCGTCCCCTCATCTCGGCCACGCGGGTCGTGGGGGACCTTACCCGAACCGGCGCGACCCCCTGCAACAGGACGTATACCTCACAACCGCCCCCGCGCCCCGCCCGCCGACCGTTCGTCAACGGAGTCTTCTCCCGCCGCTCCTACGCTGCCATGGCATGTCCACCAACACCGAGGCCCCGGCAGTGGTCGAGACCCGCCTCGTCCACGACCTCCACCGCCTGTGGCCGATGATCGCGGGCGTGGCGCCCGACGTGGCGGCGCGCTTCGACGTGCTGAGCGAGGAGCACGACCGGCGGCACCTGGAGCACGATGGCTCGGCGGAAGGCTGAGGCGCGCATGTCTCTGGGACTCGCGGTGCCCTTCACCGATCCGGCCGCGCTGATGGCCTGGGCCCGGCACGCGGACGCGGGCCCGCACGACAGGATCGGTGTCCCCGACCGGGTCGGGCACGAGGTGATGCCGAGCTGCTGGCCCGACGGCCTCGCGCAGCTCGACCGCCTGGCGGACCTGCTGTCATGACCGCTCCGGGGGGATCGGCGACGGTGGTGGGCCGTGACGGCGAGCGGGCGGCGCTGTCGGAGTTCCTGGCGGCCCCGGGCGGGCAGGCGCTCGTCCTCAGGGGCGAGACAGGGGTCGGGAAGAGCGTGCTGCTCGACCACGCCGCCGCCCTCGCCGCCCCCGGGCACGAGGTGATCAGGGCCGCGGGGGTGGAGGCGGAGTCGGAGCTGCCCTACGCCGGCCTGCACCAGCTCCTGTATCCGCTGCTGCCGCACCTGTCCGGGCTCGACGAGGGGCACCGCGCCGTCTTCGACGTGGTCTTCGGGCTGCGCGCGGGCACGGCGCCGTCGGTCATGTCCCTCGGCATCGCCGTGCTGGACCTGCTGACCCTGGCGGCGTCGCAGCGCCCGCTGCTGCTGGTGCTCGACGACGGCCAGTGGCTGGACGCCTCCAGCATCGAGGTGTGCGGGTTCGTCGGGCGCCGGCTCGCGGGCAGCTCCGTGAAGCTGCTCGCCGCCGTGCGGTCGGACGTCGGCTCCCGCTTCGACACGGCCGCGCTGCCCGAGCTGGCGCTGGCGCCGCTCTCGGACGAGGACGCCGGGCGGCTGCTGGACCTGCGGCACCCGGGCCTCGGCCGTCAGGCCCGCGGTGCCGTGCTGGAGCACGCCAGGGGCAACCCGCTCGCACTGCTGGAGCTGCCGCCCCACGTGGGGTCCGGGGAACCGCTCGGGTTCGGCGCCGTCCCGTTGTCACGCCGTCTGCAGCACGTATACGGCATGCGCATCGAAGGGCTGTCCGGTTCCGTACGCGAGGAGCTGCTGCGCGGCGCCCTGGACGGCGTGGGCAGGCCCGGCTCCGGCACCCGGTACCGCATGCGCGACACCGGCGAGGCGGTGGCGGCCGGTCTCCTGGAGGCCGACCCGGCCACCGGCGACCTCGTCTTCCGCCATCCGCTGATCCGTTCGACGGTCGTCCAGCTCGCGACGCCGAACCAGCGCCGCGCGGCGCACGAGGACCTCGCCCGGGTGCACCGCGACGACGTGGAGCGGCACGCCCGCCACCTGGCGGCCTCGCGGGTGGACCCCGACGAGCAGGTGGCCGCCGCGCTGGAGGCCGCGGCCGAGTCCGCCACCAGGCGCGGCGGCGCGGTCGCGGCGGTCGCCTGGCTGACCCGCGCGGCGGAGCTGAGCGAGACCCCGGCCGACCGCTCCAGGCGGCTCGGCGACGCGGCCTTCATCGCCGGGCACGCCGCGCTCCTGGACCAGGCACAGAAGCTGGTCCGCGCGGACCCGGCGCCGGGCCGGGCCGAGTCGCCCGCCACGGCGATCGCCTCGGCGTACGTGGCCCTGTACGAGGACGGCGACGTGCGCTCCGCGCACCGCCGGGTCGCCGCCGCCATCGAGAACCTGCGCGACGACGACACCGAGACCCCGACCCGCCTGGTGGACCTGCTGCTCGCCACCAGCCTGTACGCCGGCGACAGCGCCTCCTGGCAGCACACCGAGCAGCTCATGGACTCCCTGCGTGACCGCGTCCACCCCCTCTCGGCCGTCTACCGCCACGCGTGGAGCGACGTCGTCCGCCACGGCGCGGGCGTGCCTGAGCAGGTGGAGCAGGCGTTCGCCGACGTGGCGGCCCTGGAGCCGTGGGACGTCTCGCGCCTGGCCGTGGCCGCCTACCACGTGGACACGCTCGGCCGCTACCGCCCCTCCCTGCAGCGGGCCGTGGACCGCGAGGTGGAGACCGGCGCCGTGGCGAACGGCATGACCATGCTGCACCTGATCATGCTCGACCAGCTCGCCGCGGGCGAGTGGGACGAGGCCGAGCGGACGGGGCAGCGCGCGCTGGAGCTGAACCTCGCGCACGGCAACGCCCTGTTCGCCCACCACACCCGCGCCTACCTCGGGCTCCTGGCCGCCCTGCGCGGCCGGCTGGAGCGCGCCCGCGAGCTGCAGGCCGTCGTGGACGCCTGGGCCAGGCCGCGCGGCGTCGGCTTCCTGACCCAGATCGCGGACGCCACGGGCACCGCGGCGGCCCTGAGCGAGGGCGACTACGAGGCCGCCTACCTGCACGCCATCGGCATCACCCGGCCGGGCTCGTTCGAGCCGTACGCGCACCAGGCCACCCGCACGCTGCTCGACCTGGTCGAGGCCGCCGTGCACACCGGCCGCCTGGACCAGGCCCGCCTGCACGCCCAGGCCGCGCTGGACGCCGGCCTGCCCGGCATTTCGCCCCGCCTCGCCGTGATCACGTACGGCGCCGTCACGATGACGACCGCCGACGAGAAGGAGGCCGAGGAGATGTACCGGCGAGCCGAGGCCGAGCCCGACGGCGGCGGGTTCCCGTTCGAGCTGGCCCGCATCCGGCTCGCCCACGGCGTCCGGCTGCGCCACACGCAGGGCCCCAAGGCGGCCCGGCCGCTCCTGGCCCGCGCCGCCGAGACGTTCGACCGTCTCGGCGCCACCGGCTGGGCCGAGCGGGCCCAGACGGAGCTGCGGGCCCTGGGCGTGGCCACCGGCGTCTCGCCGGCGCACCTGACCGCCCTGACCTGGCAGGAGCACCGGATCGCCGAGCTGGCCGCGAGCGGCCTGACGAACAAGGAGATCGGCGAGCGCATGCACCTGTCGCCGCGCACCGTCAGCTCGCATCTCTACCGCGTCTTCCCCAAGCTGGGCATCACCTCGCGGGCCGCGCTGCGCGACGCCCTGGGCAAGCTGGGCCGGTGACCCGTCAGCCACGGATGCCCCGCTCGGCCAGCCAGAGCAGCACGTAGTCGGCGACCGCCCGCCAGCCGCTGTCGACGACCAGCGAGTGGGCACGGTCGGGGAACTGCTTGAGGCTGCTCACCGCCGTCGAGTCGCCGTACAGCTTGTACACCGCCCGGGTGGCGGAGTCGGG
The nucleotide sequence above comes from Nonomuraea gerenzanensis. Encoded proteins:
- a CDS encoding helix-turn-helix transcriptional regulator, with amino-acid sequence MTAPGGSATVVGRDGERAALSEFLAAPGGQALVLRGETGVGKSVLLDHAAALAAPGHEVIRAAGVEAESELPYAGLHQLLYPLLPHLSGLDEGHRAVFDVVFGLRAGTAPSVMSLGIAVLDLLTLAASQRPLLLVLDDGQWLDASSIEVCGFVGRRLAGSSVKLLAAVRSDVGSRFDTAALPELALAPLSDEDAGRLLDLRHPGLGRQARGAVLEHARGNPLALLELPPHVGSGEPLGFGAVPLSRRLQHVYGMRIEGLSGSVREELLRGALDGVGRPGSGTRYRMRDTGEAVAAGLLEADPATGDLVFRHPLIRSTVVQLATPNQRRAAHEDLARVHRDDVERHARHLAASRVDPDEQVAAALEAAAESATRRGGAVAAVAWLTRAAELSETPADRSRRLGDAAFIAGHAALLDQAQKLVRADPAPGRAESPATAIASAYVALYEDGDVRSAHRRVAAAIENLRDDDTETPTRLVDLLLATSLYAGDSASWQHTEQLMDSLRDRVHPLSAVYRHAWSDVVRHGAGVPEQVEQAFADVAALEPWDVSRLAVAAYHVDTLGRYRPSLQRAVDREVETGAVANGMTMLHLIMLDQLAAGEWDEAERTGQRALELNLAHGNALFAHHTRAYLGLLAALRGRLERARELQAVVDAWARPRGVGFLTQIADATGTAAALSEGDYEAAYLHAIGITRPGSFEPYAHQATRTLLDLVEAAVHTGRLDQARLHAQAALDAGLPGISPRLAVITYGAVTMTTADEKEAEEMYRRAEAEPDGGGFPFELARIRLAHGVRLRHTQGPKAARPLLARAAETFDRLGATGWAERAQTELRALGVATGVSPAHLTALTWQEHRIAELAASGLTNKEIGERMHLSPRTVSSHLYRVFPKLGITSRAALRDALGKLGR
- a CDS encoding helix-turn-helix transcriptional regulator — its product is MPLFGREAELEALTGLVEGLRERGGVLIRGEAGIGKSALVAAVVSVASGAGVRVLTTTGAQAERNLAYAGLHQLLYPVRAELDALPGRQRDALRDALGLGDSSAEAAAGEVGGPGAYVVGLAALTLLAEVAAVRPLLVVVEDAHWLDRASADVLAFVARRIESEPVAVVATLRDGEPSPLLEAGLSELPVGRLSREAAAELLHSTAPGLAPAVRERVLLEADGNPLALIELPAAVGDQGGIGPVMPLSERLERAFTARVATLPAPARTALLVAALNESDSLAETLAATRLILSTAPPGPDVGAGAEVEVLAPAVEARLVELGAGTVRFRHPLMRSAIPTAAPMAECRRAHLALAETLREHPDRRAWHRAAATTGADEGVAAELDSAAAQARRRGAVAAAVAALEQAARLSEGREGKALRLLRAAELAFESGSRDTAERLVRDARELDLSPRRRAAAAWMLSGFEDGVREDVSRVAELAELAESVAAGGIVEPAVRILWGAAMRCFWSEPGQDARRLVLRVADGLPLPAGDPRMVAINAYAAPFERGATVLGGLRELAGAAGADPETDRYLGSAAMQVGAFDVAARLSAVAAPGLRAQGRLGLLPRALAVQAWSTTRLGDLDTAVPAAEEAARLAAETGQPFMYGLATAVQAEIAALRGEHEQARVLADEAERVALPAAARPVLATVQLARGLAAMSEGRFDDAFADLSRILDPTDPAYQLALRAYFLAELTEAALRAGRSEAMRDVLRGLEPLAAATPSPALHLGLRYARAVLAPGPEAEELFAAALRADLTGWPAERARLHLAYGEWLRRRRRAVESRVHLRAAREAFDALGLAAWGERARQELRGAGESSPVRDPDARDRLTPHELSIAQLAAEGLTNREIGQRLYLSHRTVGTHLHRIYPKLGVSSRADLARILKSYPPD
- a CDS encoding AfsR/SARP family transcriptional regulator, whose translation is MGGVSFGLLGPINVWSGGEELDAGSPQQRGVLALLLLGEGRQVSLDEIVSALWDGEAPRSAVVSTRTYVSRLRRMLADGGGAGLGTEAEIRSAGGGYQLVVDPGTVDVTVFRQTAAAAREARERGNAAEASRLLRGALALWRGPAFDGLGGAFFEGRRTWLEQLRASAMEERWALDIERGDCGAAIAELTLATAAEPYRERWWELLMWALDRDGRRTEALAAYRRVARLLDDDLGLDPGPGLRRMHARIGTAAGASLV